From Ramlibacter tataouinensis, the proteins below share one genomic window:
- the purU gene encoding formyltetrahydrofolate deformylase: MMFPHFILTIRCRDRAGIVAAVATALADSQAFITESSHFGDPETELFFMRTVFRPTGALVSTLEDFRIVLEPVAKRLGMELSLHPAERRTKVLLAVSKHGHCLNHLLHQWHSGELPIDVVGVVSNHEDMRRLVDWYGLPYHYLPMADGKQAQEARFRDAIASSGAELTVLARYMQVLSDEMCRHLEGRCINIHHSFLPSFKGAKPYHQAYARGVKVVGATAHYVTSDLDEGPIIEQETQRVTHALEADTFVRMGKDIENVVLARAVRWHAEHRVMLNGTRTVVFQ; encoded by the coding sequence ATGATGTTCCCGCATTTCATTCTCACAATCCGTTGCCGTGACAGGGCCGGCATCGTCGCAGCCGTCGCGACAGCACTGGCCGATTCACAGGCCTTCATCACAGAGAGCTCTCACTTCGGCGATCCCGAGACGGAACTGTTCTTTATGCGAACAGTCTTCCGCCCCACAGGCGCACTTGTCAGCACACTCGAAGACTTCCGGATCGTGCTCGAACCGGTCGCAAAGCGCCTCGGAATGGAACTCTCCCTGCACCCCGCCGAGCGGCGCACGAAGGTTCTTCTGGCGGTCAGCAAGCACGGCCATTGCCTCAACCACCTGTTGCACCAGTGGCACAGTGGCGAACTGCCCATCGACGTCGTCGGAGTTGTGAGCAACCACGAAGATATGCGCCGGCTCGTGGATTGGTATGGACTGCCCTATCACTATCTGCCGATGGCGGACGGCAAGCAGGCTCAGGAAGCGCGCTTCCGCGACGCGATTGCTTCAAGCGGCGCCGAATTGACGGTGTTGGCGCGTTACATGCAAGTGCTCTCGGACGAAATGTGCCGGCACCTTGAGGGTCGCTGCATCAACATTCACCACAGCTTCCTACCCAGCTTCAAAGGTGCGAAACCCTATCACCAGGCGTACGCGCGCGGCGTGAAGGTCGTGGGCGCCACTGCACACTACGTGACCAGTGACCTAGACGAAGGCCCGATCATCGAGCAGGAAACGCAGCGAGTGACGCACGCACTCGAAGCCGACACATTCGTGCGTATGGGCAAGGATATTGAGAACGTAGTGCTTGCGAGAGCAGTCCGTTGGCATGCTGAACATCGCGTTATGCTCAACGGAACCCGCACTGTGGTGTTTCAGTAA
- a CDS encoding TonB-dependent receptor gives MIMTVNRKFIRDGGRSLRVQPKATCLAILAFCLTQHALAQQSASAPASTELDRVTVTANKRPEPQRTVAGTVSALDGGDLENRGAKDQEDVFKLTPGVQFVKGEPNQAYVSIRGLGTASCAICGGIGQGPTGFYLEDVPLTDPFGTVSVVDLAPFDLSRVEILRGPQGALYGSSSLGGAVRYLVAKPSTNGTEASVLVNGNKVSDGAAGYSAYAMANSKLADNAAIRFVAFDRKDGGYVDNLGTGKADANDVRQQGGRVILGWKPIPDLSVTGMWLTQTTRTGDTSAISPDPTKLENNTPTASRTKSQFDFGDIQLDYDVGPVKLTSITGYWKKGYDASFDSTRIYKNIGAAFGLPPLPVVVAPSSIKSDATSEELRVSSNRPGPLTYVAGVFYQRTNYNASGSIDAPGGAAAWGPLGPVLLPNDSLGVTGNVSHTTESALFADGEYAFGNGWSAGLGGRWYRTKLDFDQHLTLLGVPQAIAGSTSEDGFTPKATVKYVFGDHMWYALYSQGYRFGGVNPVGDLKPFKSDKLKNYETGLRLAATKNLQLDFTAFYMDWSNAQVNSFDTSGAIPVSIVTNVGKATNKGLEVAASYRPLKSLFFTAALAYTDARTAADFPSGTIFGATIPTGSRLPNTPHFQSVLTADYSFDGPMESRATVFGTHSYVGERVMDIDGIRTAPGYGTFDAGIRFVRNNWTLGFSIANLLNEKGIVGLFGGVPGVPYTDYYLQRPRTFTASLRWDM, from the coding sequence ATGATCATGACGGTAAATAGAAAATTCATCCGGGATGGTGGCAGATCGCTTCGAGTGCAGCCGAAGGCCACGTGCTTGGCCATACTTGCCTTCTGCCTCACTCAACACGCTCTTGCTCAGCAGTCGGCAAGTGCACCCGCAAGTACGGAGTTGGACCGCGTGACGGTTACGGCGAACAAGCGACCGGAACCGCAGCGTACCGTGGCGGGAACGGTTTCCGCCCTAGATGGCGGTGACCTGGAGAATCGGGGCGCCAAGGATCAGGAGGACGTTTTCAAGCTGACCCCCGGGGTGCAGTTTGTCAAAGGTGAACCGAACCAAGCCTACGTATCGATTCGCGGTCTGGGAACGGCCAGTTGCGCCATTTGTGGCGGAATTGGACAGGGACCCACAGGGTTCTACCTTGAGGATGTTCCGCTCACAGACCCTTTCGGAACCGTTTCCGTGGTCGACCTTGCTCCGTTTGATCTCTCCCGAGTCGAGATACTTCGAGGCCCGCAGGGTGCTCTTTACGGATCGTCGTCATTGGGCGGTGCGGTGCGCTATCTCGTCGCAAAGCCCAGTACAAACGGCACTGAAGCATCTGTGCTGGTGAACGGCAACAAGGTGTCTGATGGGGCTGCTGGCTACTCGGCATATGCGATGGCGAACAGCAAGCTGGCCGACAATGCCGCCATCAGGTTCGTCGCATTCGATCGTAAAGATGGCGGATACGTTGACAACCTGGGCACAGGCAAGGCCGATGCGAATGATGTGCGTCAACAGGGCGGCCGAGTGATCCTGGGGTGGAAGCCGATTCCGGACCTGTCAGTGACGGGCATGTGGCTGACGCAGACGACGCGCACCGGAGACACATCAGCTATTTCGCCGGACCCGACCAAACTCGAGAACAACACTCCAACTGCCTCGCGAACCAAGAGTCAGTTCGACTTCGGAGACATCCAACTAGATTACGACGTCGGGCCGGTTAAGCTGACCTCGATCACCGGCTACTGGAAGAAGGGGTACGACGCAAGCTTCGACTCGACCCGGATCTACAAGAACATCGGCGCAGCATTTGGACTTCCACCGCTTCCCGTTGTGGTTGCTCCTTCCAGCATAAAGTCAGATGCAACGTCCGAGGAACTGCGTGTCAGTTCGAACCGGCCAGGCCCTCTTACTTACGTCGCCGGTGTGTTCTATCAGCGTACGAACTACAACGCCAGCGGATCCATCGACGCGCCTGGCGGAGCTGCAGCGTGGGGGCCTCTTGGTCCTGTTTTGCTTCCGAACGACAGCCTCGGGGTAACTGGAAACGTCTCCCATACCACTGAAAGCGCACTTTTTGCTGATGGCGAATACGCCTTCGGCAATGGATGGAGCGCCGGCCTCGGTGGGCGATGGTATCGGACCAAACTTGACTTCGATCAGCATCTAACCCTGCTTGGTGTCCCCCAAGCCATTGCCGGTAGTACGAGCGAAGACGGTTTTACACCCAAGGCGACGGTCAAGTACGTTTTTGGCGATCACATGTGGTATGCGCTGTACAGCCAAGGATACCGTTTTGGTGGTGTAAACCCGGTAGGTGACCTCAAGCCCTTCAAGTCAGACAAGCTCAAGAACTATGAGACCGGCTTGCGCTTGGCTGCGACGAAGAACTTGCAGCTGGACTTCACTGCGTTTTACATGGACTGGAGCAACGCGCAGGTCAACTCTTTCGACACCAGCGGTGCTATTCCGGTGTCGATCGTGACCAACGTCGGGAAGGCTACGAACAAGGGCTTGGAAGTCGCGGCATCCTACCGCCCCTTGAAGTCGCTGTTCTTTACCGCTGCGCTTGCGTATACAGATGCGCGGACGGCCGCAGACTTTCCGAGCGGCACAATCTTCGGAGCGACCATCCCCACGGGTTCGAGACTGCCGAACACGCCTCACTTCCAATCGGTTCTTACCGCCGACTATTCGTTCGACGGCCCGATGGAGTCACGCGCAACAGTCTTTGGCACGCACTCCTACGTTGGGGAGCGCGTTATGGACATCGATGGAATTCGCACCGCGCCCGGATACGGGACGTTTGACGCCGGCATCCGATTCGTGCGGAACAACTGGACACTTGGGTTCAGTATCGCTAACCTCCTCAACGAGAAAGGCATCGTGGGCCTCTTCGGGGGCGTCCCCGGCGTGCCTTACACGGACTACTACCTGCAGCGGCCGCGGACGTTCACGGCGTCCTTACGTTGGGACATGTAA